A genome region from Carya illinoinensis cultivar Pawnee chromosome 2, C.illinoinensisPawnee_v1, whole genome shotgun sequence includes the following:
- the LOC122299403 gene encoding BTB/POZ domain-containing protein POB1-like isoform X1, with product MRNLDMNTDLFDPRSVMDSDFSRGPSAGEADFGFAFNDSNFSDRVLRIEIVADPAENGHDSEGCTSVADWARHRKRRREDIKKETGCPPSSPPVVTRDTAILLDVVILVLDLTACPEEQILNCNQPDMDDGAGCENPDEEVDAMSEESRSGDEAGNSNDSSWITDCPAVLRVKTLHISSPILAAKSPFFYKLFSNGMRESEQRHVTLTINASEEVALMELLNFMYINTLSVTTAPALLDVLMAADKYEVASCMRYCSRLLRNMPMTPESALHYLELPSSVLIGEAVQPLTDTAKQYLAAYYKDITKFQEEVMALPLAGVEAVLSSDDLQVASEDTVYDFVLKWARNQYPKLEERREILGMRLARFIRFPFMSCRKLRKVLTCNDFDNDVASKLVMEALFFKAEVPHRQRILVAEESNTPARRYVERAYKYRPVKVVEFELPRQQCVVYLDLKREECANLFPSGRVYSQAFHLGGQGFFLSAHCNMDQQNSFHCFGLFLGMQEKGSVTFAVDYEFAARSKPTEEFVSKYKGNYTFTGGKAVGYRNLFAIPWTSFMADDSLYFINGVLHLRAELTIRL from the exons ATGAGGAATTTGGATATGAATACAGATCTTTTCGACCCGAGGTCGGTGATGGACTCGGATTTCTCGCGGGGTCCATCGGCCGGGGAAGCCGATTTTGGGTTCGCTTTCAACGACAGCAACTTTTCCGACCGGGTGCTCAGGATCGAGATCGTGGCTGACCCGGCTGAAAATGGGCACGATTCGGAGGGGTGCACCAGTGTTGCCGATTGGGCCAGGCACCGGAAGCGGAGGCGAGAGGATATCAAGAAAGAAACAG GTTGTCCACCAAGCTCACCTCCTGTGGTCACAAGGGACACTGCTATACTATTGGATGTTGTCATCCTAG TTCTGGATCTCACTGCATGCCCTGAGGAGCAAATTTTGAACTGTAACCAGCCTGATATGGATGATGGTGCAGGGTGTGAAAACCCAGATGAGGAAGTAGATGCAATGAGTGAAGAATCACGTTCAG GTGATGAAGCTGGAAATAGCAATGATTCTAGTTGGATCACGGATTGTCCTGCAGTTTTAAGAGTTAAAACATTACATATTAGCTCTCCTATTTTGGCAGCCAAAAGTCCGTTCTTCTATAAG TTATTCTCAAATGGGATGAGAGAGTCAGAGCAGCGACATGTAACCCTTACCATCAATGCCTCCG AAGAAGTTGCCCTCATGGAGCTACTGAATTTTATGTACATCAATACCTTATCCGTCACTACAGCTCCTGCTTTGCTGGATGTTCTTATGGCTGCAGACAAATATGAGGTCGCCTCTTGCATGAGGTATTGCAGTCGACTATTGCGGAATATGCCAATGACACCTGAGTCTGCATTGCATTATCTTGAGCTTCCTTCCAGTGTTTTAATCGGTGAAGCGGTCCAGCCATTGACTGACACTGCAAAGCAGTACCTTGCTGCCTACTATAAGGACATCACCAA GTTCCAGGAAGAGGTGATGGCCTTGCCCCTTGCTGGAGTAGAGGCAGTATTGTCCAGTGATGATCTCCAGGTTGCATCAGAGGATACTGTGTATGACTTTGTGTTGAAATGGGCTAGGAATCAGTACCCAAAACTGGAGGAGCGGAGAGAAATCCTTGGCATGCGCCTGGCACGCTTCATTCGCTTCCCTTTCATGAGCTGCCGGAAGCTTAGGAAGGTTTTAACCTGTAATGATTTTGATAATGATGTGGCATCCAAACTCGTAATGGAGGCCCTCTTTTTTAAGGCCGAGGTGCCACACCGCCAACGCATTCTGGTTGCAGAAGAGTCCAACACCCCAGCCCGTCGCTATGTGGAGCGGGCCTACAAGTACCGCCCTGTCAAGGTGGTAGAATTTGAACTTCCCAGACAGCAGTGCGTGGTTTACCTGGACCTGAAGCGGGAAGAGTGTGCAAATTTGTTCCCTTCTGGACGGGTGTATTCACAGGCATTCCATCTGGGTGGCCAAGGGTTCTTCCTGTCGGCTCACTGCAACATGGACCAGCAGAACTCTTTCCACTGCTTTGGGCTGTTTTTAGGGATGCAGGAAAAGGGGTCAGTGACATTTGCAGTAGACTATGAATTTGCAGCAAGATCAAAACCAACCGAGGAATTTGTCAGTAAATACAAAGGCAACTACACATTCACCGGGGGCAAGGCAGTCGGCTACCGAAACTTATTTGCTATACCATGGACTTCCTTCATGGCTGATGATAGTCTCTACTTTATCAATGGAGTCCTCCACCTCAGAGCTGAGCTTACCATCAGGCTCTGA
- the LOC122299403 gene encoding BTB/POZ domain-containing protein POB1-like isoform X2, with the protein MRNLDMNTDLFDPRSVMDSDFSRGPSAGEADFGFAFNDSNFSDRVLRIEIVADPAENGHDSEGCTSVADWARHRKRRREDIKKETVLDLTACPEEQILNCNQPDMDDGAGCENPDEEVDAMSEESRSGDEAGNSNDSSWITDCPAVLRVKTLHISSPILAAKSPFFYKLFSNGMRESEQRHVTLTINASEEVALMELLNFMYINTLSVTTAPALLDVLMAADKYEVASCMRYCSRLLRNMPMTPESALHYLELPSSVLIGEAVQPLTDTAKQYLAAYYKDITKFQEEVMALPLAGVEAVLSSDDLQVASEDTVYDFVLKWARNQYPKLEERREILGMRLARFIRFPFMSCRKLRKVLTCNDFDNDVASKLVMEALFFKAEVPHRQRILVAEESNTPARRYVERAYKYRPVKVVEFELPRQQCVVYLDLKREECANLFPSGRVYSQAFHLGGQGFFLSAHCNMDQQNSFHCFGLFLGMQEKGSVTFAVDYEFAARSKPTEEFVSKYKGNYTFTGGKAVGYRNLFAIPWTSFMADDSLYFINGVLHLRAELTIRL; encoded by the exons ATGAGGAATTTGGATATGAATACAGATCTTTTCGACCCGAGGTCGGTGATGGACTCGGATTTCTCGCGGGGTCCATCGGCCGGGGAAGCCGATTTTGGGTTCGCTTTCAACGACAGCAACTTTTCCGACCGGGTGCTCAGGATCGAGATCGTGGCTGACCCGGCTGAAAATGGGCACGATTCGGAGGGGTGCACCAGTGTTGCCGATTGGGCCAGGCACCGGAAGCGGAGGCGAGAGGATATCAAGAAAGAAACAG TTCTGGATCTCACTGCATGCCCTGAGGAGCAAATTTTGAACTGTAACCAGCCTGATATGGATGATGGTGCAGGGTGTGAAAACCCAGATGAGGAAGTAGATGCAATGAGTGAAGAATCACGTTCAG GTGATGAAGCTGGAAATAGCAATGATTCTAGTTGGATCACGGATTGTCCTGCAGTTTTAAGAGTTAAAACATTACATATTAGCTCTCCTATTTTGGCAGCCAAAAGTCCGTTCTTCTATAAG TTATTCTCAAATGGGATGAGAGAGTCAGAGCAGCGACATGTAACCCTTACCATCAATGCCTCCG AAGAAGTTGCCCTCATGGAGCTACTGAATTTTATGTACATCAATACCTTATCCGTCACTACAGCTCCTGCTTTGCTGGATGTTCTTATGGCTGCAGACAAATATGAGGTCGCCTCTTGCATGAGGTATTGCAGTCGACTATTGCGGAATATGCCAATGACACCTGAGTCTGCATTGCATTATCTTGAGCTTCCTTCCAGTGTTTTAATCGGTGAAGCGGTCCAGCCATTGACTGACACTGCAAAGCAGTACCTTGCTGCCTACTATAAGGACATCACCAA GTTCCAGGAAGAGGTGATGGCCTTGCCCCTTGCTGGAGTAGAGGCAGTATTGTCCAGTGATGATCTCCAGGTTGCATCAGAGGATACTGTGTATGACTTTGTGTTGAAATGGGCTAGGAATCAGTACCCAAAACTGGAGGAGCGGAGAGAAATCCTTGGCATGCGCCTGGCACGCTTCATTCGCTTCCCTTTCATGAGCTGCCGGAAGCTTAGGAAGGTTTTAACCTGTAATGATTTTGATAATGATGTGGCATCCAAACTCGTAATGGAGGCCCTCTTTTTTAAGGCCGAGGTGCCACACCGCCAACGCATTCTGGTTGCAGAAGAGTCCAACACCCCAGCCCGTCGCTATGTGGAGCGGGCCTACAAGTACCGCCCTGTCAAGGTGGTAGAATTTGAACTTCCCAGACAGCAGTGCGTGGTTTACCTGGACCTGAAGCGGGAAGAGTGTGCAAATTTGTTCCCTTCTGGACGGGTGTATTCACAGGCATTCCATCTGGGTGGCCAAGGGTTCTTCCTGTCGGCTCACTGCAACATGGACCAGCAGAACTCTTTCCACTGCTTTGGGCTGTTTTTAGGGATGCAGGAAAAGGGGTCAGTGACATTTGCAGTAGACTATGAATTTGCAGCAAGATCAAAACCAACCGAGGAATTTGTCAGTAAATACAAAGGCAACTACACATTCACCGGGGGCAAGGCAGTCGGCTACCGAAACTTATTTGCTATACCATGGACTTCCTTCATGGCTGATGATAGTCTCTACTTTATCAATGGAGTCCTCCACCTCAGAGCTGAGCTTACCATCAGGCTCTGA
- the LOC122299416 gene encoding uncharacterized protein LOC122299416 — MLSRIAKLKPLGLSMVSSSSSWNHQFLQRCSVSGTAKGKGKIKAGQTLKRFRTNTKKGATESITAGGSKKPFEREDRLEHLCLNAPTPVRYLNPRERAREAKREKLGLVNKDRQRELDLMKKKDYKQKLGIPETPTIIGTPGLDLISLGLVDADKLPQYELTVEDGRRLAKEYSRVLMRRHRTRQAAESNLLRLKKEAIEALPEDLRTAALVPDLTPFPASRFMATLTPPIEGYIDKVKEAAKKSSGKEKLR, encoded by the coding sequence ATGCTGTCCCGAATTGCAAAACTAAAGCCTCTAGGGTTGTCCATGGtgtcctcctcctcctcttggAACCACCAATTCCTCCAACGATGCTCAGTCAGTGGTACCGCTAAGGGCAAAGGCAAAATCAAAGCCGGCCAAACCTTAAAGCGATTCAGAACCAATACCAAAAAGGGCGCTACCGAATCTATAACCGCCGGAGGATCCAAAAAGCCGTTCGAACGAGAAGACAGGCTCGAACACCTCTGCCTCAATGCTCCCACTCCCGTCCGATACCTGAACCCGAGAGAAAGAGCACGCGAAGCCAAGCGAGAGAAGTTGGGGCTTGTCAACAAGGACCGGCAGCGAGAGCTGGAtttgatgaagaagaaggacTACAAGCAAAAGTTGGGTATCCCGGAGACGCCGACTATTATTGGGACTCCTGGGTTGGATCTGATATCGCTGGGACTGGTTGATGCCGACAAGCTTCCCCAGTATGAACTCACTGTGGAGGATGGGCGGCGACTGGCCAAGGAGTACAGTAGGGTTCTTATGAGGCGCCACCGGACCAGGCAGGCCGCCGAGTCCAACCTTTTGAGGTTGAAGAAGGAGGCAATCGAGGCCCTACCGGAGGATTTGAGAACCGCCGCTTTGGTACCGGACCTGACTCCTTTCCCCGCGAGTCGATTCATGGCTACTTTGACTCCGCCAATTGAGGGTTACATTGATAAAGTCAAAGAAGCGGCCAAGAAGAGTAGCGGGAAGGAGAAGCTCAGATGA
- the LOC122299427 gene encoding protein CURVATURE THYLAKOID 1A, chloroplastic-like, producing MAAAPAYATAYSNTAVLVPRLHTTKPTVRCSALPYLPPRSSSTAFTASTKHFSEPRRSSLLQVRASSSEDTSLDTGELFTGLKEKWDAVENKSTVLLYGGGAIVAVWLSAVVVGAVNSVPLLPKIMELVGLGYTGWFVYRYLLFKSSRKELATDIEELKKKIAGTE from the exons atggcAGCAGCACCAGCATATGCGACTGCCTATTCTAACACCGCCGTCTTAGTCCCTCGCCTCCACACCACCAAACCCACCGTTCGTTGCTCTGCCTTGCCTTACCTCCCGCCTCGCTCTTCCTCCACAGCTTTCACCGCGTCTACTAAGCACTTTTCAg AGCCCCGTAGGTCTTCTCTGCTTCAGGTCAGAGCCTCTTCTTCAGAAGACACGTCTCTCGACACTGGTGAGCTTTTCACAGGCTTGAAGGAGAAG TGGGATGCAGTTGAAAACAAGTCAACAGTACTTCTCTATGGAGGTGGGGCAATAGTTGCCGTTTGGCTTTCTGCAGTTGTAGTTGGAGCCGTCAATTCAGTCCCTTTG CTTCCAAAGATTATGGAGTTGGTAGGACTAGGATACACAGGATGGTTTGTCTACCGTTACCTTCTCTTCAAG TCAAGCAGAAAAGAACTAGCTACAGatattgaagaattgaagaagaagattgCTGGAACTGAATAA